One Herbaspirillum rubrisubalbicans genomic window carries:
- a CDS encoding type VI secretion system Vgr family protein yields MAPPLQKASSRSQARIAQHDRLLKLDTPLEKDLLLPQRLVATDHLSHGYDYTIDLLATRSDLDLKPLIAQAVTLWIRQNTRDYLPIHGYVHTAERLGSDGELAFCQLGIAPWLHFLRFRKDARIWQDKTAEDILADIFDCHPQARGHYRFALERPALARSYCTQYETDWHFVQRLMEEEGWFAHHEQKEDGSAHVLVITDNSYSLRPLARHAIAFHGAGPQDELDKILHWRAHRHLASSRWRSRTDDYKSPRQEKGAEEHVLPEHGQLPGQLEIYEYTGAYSHANQEQGNRQADLRVEQWESAMQRYHAISGVREIACGRWFRLDGHPEHKAAAESERQYMIIAIDWFIENNLPLSHQALDFPGSLSAVLAQFKASIGRAQKSEAADNQHTGHCFNRFEVQRRSLPFRSERTHPKPLLHPQTAIVVGPGGEEVYTDHLNRIKVQFHWDRINPGNEAASCWVRVSYPNAGQYWGAINVPRIGQEVIVSFLNGDPDRPVVTGRLFNEEQRPQWHSNGRLSGLKSKEFGGDGFNQLVMDDSHQQNRLHLYSSHTHARLDLGHLVHQVGNERRDFYGAGFALKSDAYGAIITHKGLYISTYGRPGPQGAQLDTTEATAQLKAGAALSKTLSDIAAKAGAQALPRQDGLNDFIRATQEPYDDPAQALANRFKEPVLLAASPAGIGLTTPKGTHVHAGAEVTLSSGTDTHLAVGKSLLASVAEKISLFACQLGIKLFAAKGKVEVQAQSDDLDLIAEKVARLLSTSGRVEIHAKDEVMISAGGSFIQINSAGITQGTPGKWEAKASLHSMPGPARISYAMPLLPSSVWDIPRRYPFSQ; encoded by the coding sequence ATGGCTCCCCCCTTGCAGAAAGCTTCATCTCGTTCCCAGGCGCGCATTGCGCAGCATGACCGGCTACTCAAGCTGGATACCCCTCTCGAAAAAGACCTCCTCCTGCCGCAACGCCTGGTCGCCACCGACCATCTGAGCCACGGCTACGACTACACCATCGATCTGCTGGCCACCCGCTCCGACCTCGACCTCAAACCATTGATCGCGCAAGCCGTCACGCTCTGGATCAGGCAGAACACACGCGACTATCTGCCGATACATGGCTATGTCCATACCGCAGAACGCCTGGGCAGCGACGGCGAACTCGCCTTCTGCCAGCTGGGCATCGCCCCCTGGCTGCACTTCCTGCGCTTTCGCAAGGATGCCCGCATCTGGCAAGACAAGACCGCCGAAGACATCCTCGCCGACATCTTCGATTGCCATCCCCAGGCCCGGGGCCATTACCGTTTCGCGCTGGAGCGACCGGCACTGGCCCGCTCCTATTGCACCCAGTACGAAACCGACTGGCATTTCGTCCAGAGGCTGATGGAAGAAGAAGGCTGGTTTGCCCATCACGAGCAGAAGGAAGACGGTAGCGCACACGTCCTGGTCATCACCGACAACAGCTATAGCCTGCGCCCGCTCGCCCGCCACGCCATCGCCTTCCACGGCGCCGGTCCACAAGACGAACTCGACAAGATCCTGCACTGGCGCGCCCATCGCCATCTCGCCTCCAGCCGGTGGCGCAGCCGCACCGACGACTACAAATCCCCCCGCCAAGAAAAAGGCGCAGAAGAACACGTCCTGCCCGAACACGGCCAGTTGCCGGGCCAATTGGAAATCTACGAATACACCGGCGCCTACAGCCATGCCAACCAGGAACAAGGCAACCGCCAGGCCGACCTGCGGGTGGAACAGTGGGAGTCGGCCATGCAGCGCTACCATGCCATCTCCGGCGTGCGCGAGATCGCCTGCGGACGCTGGTTCAGGCTGGATGGCCATCCTGAGCATAAAGCCGCAGCCGAGAGCGAGCGGCAGTACATGATCATCGCCATCGACTGGTTCATCGAGAACAACCTGCCCTTGTCGCATCAGGCGCTGGATTTTCCGGGCAGCCTGAGCGCTGTGCTGGCGCAGTTCAAGGCATCGATAGGACGCGCGCAGAAAAGTGAAGCAGCGGACAACCAGCACACCGGTCACTGCTTCAATCGCTTTGAGGTGCAGCGGCGCAGCCTGCCGTTTCGCAGTGAGCGCACGCATCCCAAGCCACTCCTGCATCCACAGACGGCCATCGTCGTGGGGCCGGGCGGCGAAGAGGTCTATACCGATCACCTCAATCGCATCAAGGTCCAGTTCCACTGGGACCGGATCAATCCCGGCAATGAAGCCGCCTCGTGCTGGGTGCGGGTGAGTTACCCCAATGCCGGCCAATACTGGGGCGCCATCAACGTGCCGCGGATAGGACAGGAAGTCATCGTCTCCTTCCTCAACGGCGATCCTGATCGCCCGGTCGTGACCGGACGTCTCTTCAATGAGGAGCAGCGGCCGCAATGGCACAGCAATGGTCGGCTCTCCGGCCTCAAGTCCAAGGAGTTCGGAGGAGACGGCTTCAACCAGTTGGTGATGGATGACAGCCACCAGCAGAACCGCCTGCATCTCTACAGCAGCCATACCCATGCCCGGCTCGATCTGGGCCATCTGGTCCACCAGGTCGGCAACGAACGGCGTGACTTCTACGGTGCCGGTTTCGCGCTCAAGAGCGATGCCTATGGCGCCATCATCACGCACAAGGGCTTGTACATCAGCACCTATGGACGGCCCGGACCACAAGGGGCACAACTGGATACCACCGAAGCCACGGCGCAACTGAAGGCCGGTGCAGCGTTGAGCAAGACCTTGTCGGACATCGCCGCGAAAGCCGGCGCGCAAGCCCTGCCGCGGCAGGATGGCTTGAATGACTTCATCCGTGCCACGCAAGAGCCATACGATGATCCGGCCCAGGCGCTGGCCAATCGTTTCAAGGAGCCCGTACTGCTGGCGGCATCCCCGGCCGGGATCGGATTGACCACACCCAAGGGTACGCATGTTCACGCAGGCGCTGAAGTGACCTTGTCGTCGGGGACGGATACCCATCTCGCCGTGGGCAAAAGCCTGCTCGCCAGCGTAGCTGAGAAGATCAGCCTGTTCGCCTGCCAGCTCGGTATCAAGCTCTTTGCCGCCAAGGGCAAGGTGGAAGTGCAAGCCCAGAGTGATGACCTGGACTTGATTGCCGAGAAGGTGGCGCGCTTGCTCTCCACCAGTGGGCGGGTGGAAATCCATGCCAAGGATGAAGTGATGATCTCGGCTGGCGGCTCCTTCATTCAGATCAACAGTGCCGGGATCACCCAAGGCACGCCGGGCAAGTGGGAAGCCAAGGCTTCCTTGCATTCGATGCCGGGACCGGCGCGCATCTCCTATGCGATGCCCTTGCTGCCCTCGAGCGTCTGGGACATACCCAGACGTTATCCCTTCTCGCAATAA
- the adeC gene encoding AdeC/AdeK/OprM family multidrug efflux complex outer membrane factor — MNFSLTRSARFQRDLQPQPRARLLPLLLAVLLGGCTLMPDYHRPDAPVAARFAGDTSAPAAQSAAVADIGWRDVFTDPALQQVIAMSLANNRDLRVAVLNIEKARAQYGVERAALFPTINAATSESASRTPADLSTTGSALTARSYSATLGFSAYELDLFGRVRSLKEQALQSFLSTAEARRSTQISLIAEVATAWLTLASDQDRLRLAKDTLQSQSATYQLTQRSVELGSSSALTLRQVQTSVESARVDVESYTAQVDQDRNALVLLVGKDLPDTLLPHGLPDTALAAASPLATLPPGLPSELLQRRADIVQAERDLKAANANIGAARAAFYPSISLTADAGTASARLAGLFKGGSGSWSFVPQISLPIFDGGANRANLDIATISRDISVAQYEKAIQTAFREVSDALAQRNTLGRQLAAQESLVEASGAAYDLSQARFKSGVDSYLDVLDSQRSLYSAQSNLIGTRLSRWTNLVTFYKVLGGGWVERTGTPVASDVATAQP; from the coding sequence ATGAATTTTTCCCTGACCCGATCGGCCCGTTTTCAGCGTGACCTCCAGCCTCAGCCCCGTGCGCGCCTGCTGCCCCTGTTGCTGGCCGTGCTGCTGGGCGGTTGCACCCTGATGCCGGACTATCATCGCCCTGACGCGCCGGTGGCCGCCCGCTTTGCCGGCGACACCAGTGCGCCTGCGGCCCAGTCCGCGGCCGTGGCCGACATCGGCTGGCGTGACGTCTTCACCGACCCGGCCTTGCAGCAGGTCATCGCCATGAGCCTGGCCAACAACCGCGACCTGCGCGTGGCCGTGCTCAACATCGAGAAGGCACGCGCTCAGTATGGGGTCGAGCGCGCCGCCCTGTTCCCCACCATCAATGCCGCCACCAGCGAATCGGCCAGCCGCACGCCGGCCGATCTGTCCACCACCGGCAGCGCGCTGACGGCCCGCAGCTATAGCGCCACGCTCGGTTTCAGCGCCTATGAACTGGATCTGTTTGGACGCGTGCGCAGCTTGAAGGAACAAGCCCTGCAATCCTTCCTCTCCACCGCCGAGGCGCGTCGCAGCACCCAGATCAGCCTGATCGCCGAAGTCGCCACGGCCTGGTTGACACTGGCTTCCGACCAGGATCGCCTGCGCCTGGCCAAGGACACGTTGCAAAGCCAGAGCGCCACCTACCAGCTCACCCAGCGCAGCGTCGAACTGGGCTCTTCCTCGGCGCTGACCTTGCGCCAGGTGCAGACCAGCGTGGAGAGCGCGCGTGTGGATGTGGAGAGCTATACCGCCCAGGTCGACCAGGATCGCAATGCGCTGGTGCTGCTGGTGGGCAAGGACTTGCCCGATACCTTGCTGCCACATGGCTTGCCCGATACGGCCCTGGCCGCCGCCAGCCCCTTGGCGACGCTGCCGCCCGGGCTGCCGTCGGAACTGTTGCAGCGTCGTGCCGACATCGTCCAGGCCGAGCGCGACCTGAAGGCCGCCAATGCCAACATCGGGGCCGCGCGCGCGGCCTTCTATCCCAGCATCAGCCTGACCGCCGATGCCGGCACTGCCAGCGCGCGCCTGGCGGGCCTGTTCAAGGGCGGCTCGGGATCGTGGAGCTTCGTGCCGCAGATTTCGTTGCCGATCTTCGATGGCGGGGCCAATCGTGCCAACCTGGACATTGCCACCATCAGCCGCGACATCTCCGTGGCCCAGTACGAGAAGGCCATCCAGACTGCCTTCCGCGAAGTCTCCGATGCCCTGGCCCAGCGCAACACCCTGGGACGGCAACTGGCCGCGCAAGAGTCGCTGGTAGAGGCCAGCGGCGCGGCCTATGACCTTTCGCAGGCGCGTTTCAAGAGCGGCGTGGACAGCTATCTCGATGTCCTCGATTCGCAGCGCAGCTTGTATTCGGCGCAGTCCAATCTGATCGGTACCCGCCTGTCGCGCTGGACCAATCTGGTGACCTTCTACAAGGTCCTGGGTGGCGGCTGGGTCGAGCGTACCGGCACGCCCGTAGCCAGCGACGTGGCAACGGCACAGCCATGA
- a CDS encoding efflux RND transporter periplasmic adaptor subunit: protein MRTSLILRPVAAVAILSVLSACGKPPGGPPPAAGTPVLGVLTVRTQPVELHTELPGRTSPYQIADVRPQVGGIIKSRSFREGSDVKAGQMLYQIDPASYRAAYDSSVAALAKAEASVKTARLKAQRYKELVAIKAVSQQDYDDAVASLGEAEADVGSARANVQTSRINLDYARVDAPISGRISKSSVTPGALVTASQTTALTTIQQLDPIYVDVTQSSTNWLDLKEALAKGQLQKSGNGAKVRLILENGRTYAEEGRLQFSDVTVNQDTGAITLRAVFPNPKADLLPGMYVRAVLEEGVRQQGLLVPQQAVSRDGAGKPQAFVVNAQGVVEQRALVTDRAIGDQWLVSSGLKEGDQLVVDGQQQATPGAKVKVVPWSPKATVTNASASAATSAATH from the coding sequence ATGCGCACTTCCCTCATCCTAAGGCCCGTCGCCGCAGTGGCCATCCTCAGTGTTCTCAGTGCCTGCGGCAAGCCGCCGGGTGGGCCGCCACCGGCCGCAGGTACGCCGGTGCTGGGTGTCTTGACGGTGCGCACACAACCGGTGGAGTTGCATACCGAGCTGCCTGGCCGTACCTCGCCCTACCAGATCGCCGATGTGCGCCCTCAGGTTGGCGGCATCATCAAGTCGCGTAGTTTCCGCGAGGGGAGCGATGTCAAGGCCGGGCAGATGCTGTATCAGATCGATCCGGCCAGCTACCGGGCCGCCTATGACAGCAGCGTGGCGGCCCTGGCCAAGGCCGAGGCCAGCGTCAAGACGGCGCGTCTGAAGGCGCAACGCTACAAGGAACTGGTGGCCATCAAGGCCGTCAGTCAGCAGGATTACGACGATGCCGTGGCTTCCTTGGGCGAGGCCGAGGCTGATGTCGGTTCGGCCCGTGCCAACGTGCAGACCAGCCGCATCAACCTGGACTATGCCCGCGTCGATGCCCCCATCTCCGGGCGTATCAGCAAGTCCAGCGTGACCCCGGGGGCACTGGTGACGGCCAGCCAGACCACTGCGCTGACCACCATTCAGCAACTCGACCCCATCTACGTGGACGTGACCCAGTCCAGCACCAATTGGCTGGATCTGAAGGAAGCCCTGGCCAAGGGCCAACTGCAGAAGTCCGGCAACGGCGCCAAGGTCAGGTTGATCCTGGAAAACGGTCGCACTTATGCCGAGGAAGGCCGGCTGCAATTCTCCGACGTGACGGTCAACCAGGATACCGGCGCAATCACCCTGCGCGCGGTCTTCCCCAATCCCAAGGCCGACCTGCTGCCGGGGATGTATGTACGTGCAGTGTTGGAGGAGGGCGTGCGCCAGCAGGGCTTGCTGGTGCCGCAACAGGCGGTGAGCCGGGATGGCGCCGGCAAGCCGCAGGCCTTCGTGGTCAATGCGCAGGGCGTGGTGGAACAGCGCGCGCTGGTGACCGATCGCGCCATTGGCGACCAGTGGCTGGTGAGCAGCGGCTTGAAGGAGGGCGATCAACTGGTGGTCGATGGCCAGCAGCAGGCCACCCCCGGTGCAAAGGTGAAGGTGGTGCCATGGTCGCCCAAGGCCACGGTGACCAACGCCAGCGCCAGCGCCGCCACCAGCGCCGCGACCCACTGA
- a CDS encoding MFS transporter, whose amino-acid sequence MEAAITKSKGEGKYKYLVLVLLYLGWCVSYIDRAAITFAATQIASEFHLNPSDLGLLLSSFFLGYSLLQLPGGWLADRYGSRPVIVVSILMWSIFTGVTGMAWSVTSLVVIRFVFGVGEGAFPAASIKGVAENFAREERPKMSSLLISSNYIGSMLAPLLIAPLILHFGWRNVFHTIGIAGLVFALVYWFCVRPVKPGLDGPKAINKAAFAALLKMPLMWKIVAVWFGLSIINKGLDSWMPTYLMTVRGLNLKTVGLLLPLPYIMAGLSTAIGGWVMVRFFDGREKLLLIASSLLTAVFVYCMYTASSVEGVIAWQCLAYFFKSFVLATCIALPTKLLQAQLVGSGVGMVNLGGQLAGFISPLVIGFLVSAFANYDYAFGFLISAALFSVVVSLFIRTSKTSAQMQPA is encoded by the coding sequence ATGGAGGCTGCAATCACGAAGTCCAAGGGTGAAGGCAAGTACAAATACCTGGTACTGGTCTTACTGTATCTGGGATGGTGCGTTTCCTACATCGACCGCGCGGCGATCACCTTTGCGGCGACCCAGATCGCCAGCGAATTCCACTTGAATCCCTCCGACCTGGGCCTCCTGCTCTCCAGTTTCTTCCTCGGTTATTCCTTGCTGCAATTGCCCGGTGGCTGGCTGGCCGACCGTTATGGTTCGCGTCCGGTGATCGTGGTTTCCATCCTGATGTGGTCCATCTTCACCGGCGTGACCGGCATGGCCTGGTCGGTCACCAGCCTGGTGGTGATCCGCTTCGTGTTCGGGGTGGGCGAGGGCGCGTTTCCGGCGGCCAGCATCAAAGGCGTGGCCGAGAATTTTGCGCGTGAGGAGCGGCCCAAGATGTCTTCGCTGCTGATCTCCTCCAACTACATCGGCAGCATGTTGGCGCCGCTCTTGATCGCGCCGCTGATCCTGCATTTCGGCTGGCGCAATGTGTTCCACACCATCGGCATTGCCGGGCTGGTATTTGCGCTGGTGTACTGGTTCTGCGTGCGCCCGGTCAAGCCTGGTCTGGATGGCCCCAAGGCCATCAACAAGGCGGCCTTCGCCGCGCTGCTCAAGATGCCGCTGATGTGGAAGATCGTGGCGGTGTGGTTCGGCCTGTCCATCATCAACAAGGGCCTCGACAGCTGGATGCCGACCTACCTGATGACCGTGCGCGGCCTGAACCTGAAGACAGTGGGCCTGTTGCTGCCGTTGCCCTACATCATGGCCGGCCTGTCCACTGCCATCGGCGGCTGGGTCATGGTGCGTTTCTTCGATGGCCGCGAAAAGCTGCTGTTGATTGCCTCCTCGCTGCTCACGGCGGTCTTCGTCTACTGCATGTATACCGCCAGCAGCGTCGAAGGCGTGATCGCCTGGCAATGCCTGGCCTACTTCTTCAAGTCCTTCGTACTGGCGACCTGCATCGCGCTGCCGACCAAGCTGCTGCAGGCGCAACTGGTGGGCAGTGGCGTGGGCATGGTCAACCTGGGCGGACAACTGGCCGGCTTCATCTCGCCGCTGGTGATCGGCTTTTTGGTGAGCGCCTTTGCCAACTATGACTATGCGTTCGGCTTCCTGATCAGTGCCGCCCTGTTCTCGGTGGTGGTGAGCCTGTTCATCCGCACCAGCAAGACCAGCGCCCAGATGCAGCCCGCCTGA
- a CDS encoding TetR family transcriptional regulator encodes MSPRADKTRAILLDAALAAFARRGVRATTLEHVAASADFTRGAVYWHFPDKTALVKAVFEELVWPFDLGPDLAVYRQSEQPMLLLREVLWLKMLDCLRDVRQRRRMEVVLRYRGTPELPEELAARLDTLSLQALDHLTAVLNIAYERGELRRGLTPIDVARCLVAACMGVIAEHMEDPQARLEHSFHLAPLLVLQGASAMGGEEA; translated from the coding sequence ATGAGCCCGCGCGCCGACAAGACCCGCGCCATCCTGCTCGACGCCGCGCTGGCGGCCTTCGCACGGCGCGGCGTGCGGGCCACCACGCTGGAGCATGTGGCGGCCAGTGCGGATTTCACGCGCGGTGCGGTGTACTGGCATTTCCCGGACAAGACCGCGCTGGTCAAGGCGGTCTTCGAAGAGCTGGTCTGGCCGTTTGACCTCGGTCCCGATCTGGCGGTCTATCGCCAGAGCGAGCAGCCCATGCTCCTGCTGCGCGAGGTGCTGTGGCTGAAGATGCTTGATTGCCTGCGCGATGTGCGCCAGCGGCGGCGCATGGAAGTGGTGCTGCGCTATCGCGGCACGCCCGAGCTCCCCGAGGAACTGGCCGCGCGCCTGGACACCCTGAGCCTGCAGGCGCTGGATCATCTGACGGCGGTCCTCAACATCGCCTACGAAAGAGGCGAGTTGCGGCGCGGCTTGACGCCTATTGATGTGGCGCGTTGTCTGGTGGCGGCTTGCATGGGTGTCATTGCCGAGCACATGGAAGATCCGCAGGCGCGCCTGGAGCACTCCTTTCACCTGGCGCCTCTATTGGTGCTGCAAGGCGCCAGTGCCATGGGGGGCGAAGAGGCCTAG
- a CDS encoding TetR/AcrR family transcriptional regulator — translation MRVKTEAKREAILTAAAEVFKESGFEGASMAEISARIGGSKGTLYAYFKSKEELFVGVMHQEAKKEIEPAFDALDNQRGDLETTLRMFGEKAVSFLCQTSSLQTRRMILAESGRSDIGRRFHEEGPKQGLQRMAAFMKKQMDAGKLRQGDPMLATRQLWALLDCETVTPMMLGLETSISRPRLKRMVGRAVETFMAAYAVR, via the coding sequence ATGAGGGTAAAGACCGAAGCCAAGCGCGAAGCCATCCTGACGGCGGCTGCCGAGGTATTCAAGGAATCGGGATTCGAAGGCGCCTCCATGGCCGAAATCTCGGCGCGCATCGGCGGCTCCAAGGGCACGCTGTATGCCTATTTCAAATCGAAAGAAGAGCTCTTCGTGGGCGTGATGCACCAGGAGGCGAAAAAAGAGATCGAGCCGGCCTTTGATGCGCTGGACAATCAGCGCGGGGATCTTGAAACAACTTTACGCATGTTCGGAGAGAAAGCCGTCAGCTTCCTGTGTCAGACCAGCAGCCTGCAGACACGCCGCATGATCCTGGCCGAATCCGGTCGCAGCGACATCGGCCGCCGCTTCCACGAGGAAGGCCCCAAGCAGGGCTTGCAGCGCATGGCCGCTTTCATGAAGAAGCAGATGGATGCAGGAAAGCTGCGCCAGGGTGACCCCATGCTGGCCACCCGTCAACTCTGGGCCCTGCTCGACTGTGAGACCGTGACGCCCATGATGCTGGGGCTGGAAACATCCATTTCACGCCCACGCCTCAAGCGCATGGTTGGACGTGCGGTGGAGACGTTCATGGCGGCTTATGCGGTGCGTTGA
- a CDS encoding efflux RND transporter permease subunit, with translation MARFFIDRPIFAWVLAIIVMLAGAISVLTLPIAQYPAIAPPAIAITANYPGASAKTLEDTVTQVIEQKMKGLDRLSYMASTSESSGTVTITLTFENGTNPDTAQVQVQNKLSLATPLLPTEVQQQGITVTKSATNFLNVLAFTSEDGSMSGSDLSDYVAANVQDAISRVQGVGDTTLFGSQYAMRIWLDPNKLNSYALTPLDVKNAIQAQNVQVSSGQLGGLPAAENQQINATITAQTRLRTADQFRNIVLRTLTGGAQVKLRDVARIELGSESYTSVGRYNGKPAAGLAIKLATGANALDTVKAIDARVAQLEKFFPAGMKVQKPYDTTPFVRISIEEVVRTLVEAVVLVFLVMYLFLQNFRATLIPTIAVPVVLLGTFGVLAAFGFTINTLTMFAMVLAIGLLVDDAIVVVENVERVMSEDGLPPKEATRKSMGQITGALVGVALVLAAVFVPMAFFSGSTGVIYRQFSITIVSAMTLSVLVAIVLTPALCATLLKPAAKGHALATSGFFGWFNRQFDRGNRRYQGVVRHMLGRGWRYMAAYAVLLALVVTGFMKLPVGFLPDEDQGSLFAIMQLPAGATKARTDDVIHQVEHHFLVDQKDAVAGVFSVSGFSFAGSGQNMGFAFIKLKPWDERKGPGLSVTDVVNKAGAAFAKIRDAKVFAFAPPAVAELGNATGFDLMLKDEANLGHAALMQARNQLLATLTKDKRLVAVRPNGLEDTPEFRLQVDTEKAGALGVSMSDINDTIATAWGSSYVNDFIDKGRVKKVMLQADAQYRMLPSDLDRWYVRNSAGTMVPFSAFSSAHWMSGSPRLERYNGVPSMEILGMALPGAASSGQAMDIVEAALAKMPPGIGYEWTGLSLQEKASSGKTGILYSISILIVFLALAALYESWAVPFSVILVVPLGVFGALVGAILTWKMNDVYFQVGLLTTIGLACKNAILIVEFAKDLYEHGKNLVEATMEAVRMRLRPILMTSMAFILGVLPMVLGSGAGAGAQHALGTAVIGGMLSGTLLAIFFVPLFFVIIMKLFARKPHAAPQGQPAISTEH, from the coding sequence ATGGCTCGCTTTTTCATTGACCGCCCCATCTTCGCCTGGGTGCTCGCCATCATCGTCATGCTGGCCGGCGCCATCTCGGTGCTGACCCTGCCCATTGCCCAGTATCCGGCCATCGCGCCACCGGCCATCGCCATCACGGCCAACTATCCCGGCGCCTCCGCCAAGACGCTGGAAGACACCGTGACCCAGGTCATCGAACAGAAGATGAAGGGCCTGGATCGCTTGAGCTATATGGCTTCCACCAGCGAATCTTCGGGCACGGTGACCATTACGCTGACCTTCGAGAATGGCACCAATCCCGACACTGCCCAGGTGCAGGTGCAAAACAAGCTCTCGCTGGCCACGCCCCTGCTGCCCACGGAAGTACAGCAGCAGGGCATCACCGTGACCAAGTCGGCCACCAACTTCCTCAATGTGCTGGCCTTTACCTCGGAAGATGGCAGCATGAGCGGATCGGACCTGTCGGATTACGTGGCCGCCAACGTGCAGGATGCCATCAGCCGGGTGCAAGGCGTAGGCGATACCACGCTCTTCGGTTCGCAATATGCGATGCGCATCTGGCTTGATCCCAACAAGCTCAATAGCTATGCCCTCACGCCGTTGGACGTGAAGAACGCCATCCAGGCGCAGAACGTGCAGGTGTCGTCGGGTCAGTTGGGTGGTTTGCCGGCGGCCGAGAATCAGCAGATCAATGCCACCATCACCGCTCAGACCCGCTTGCGCACGGCCGATCAATTCCGCAACATCGTGCTGCGTACGCTCACCGGCGGCGCGCAGGTCAAGCTGCGCGACGTGGCCCGCATCGAACTGGGTAGCGAAAGCTATACCTCGGTGGGACGCTACAACGGCAAGCCTGCCGCCGGCCTGGCCATCAAGCTGGCCACCGGAGCCAATGCGCTCGACACCGTCAAGGCTATCGATGCACGCGTGGCCCAGCTGGAAAAATTCTTCCCGGCCGGAATGAAGGTGCAGAAGCCCTATGACACCACGCCCTTCGTGCGCATCTCCATCGAAGAAGTGGTGCGCACCCTGGTCGAAGCGGTGGTGCTGGTGTTCCTGGTGATGTACCTGTTCCTGCAGAATTTCCGCGCCACCCTCATTCCCACCATCGCCGTGCCGGTGGTGTTGCTGGGTACCTTCGGCGTGCTGGCGGCCTTCGGCTTTACCATCAATACCTTGACCATGTTTGCCATGGTGCTGGCCATCGGTCTGCTGGTCGATGATGCCATCGTGGTGGTGGAAAACGTCGAGCGGGTGATGTCCGAAGATGGCTTGCCGCCCAAGGAAGCCACCCGCAAGTCCATGGGCCAGATCACCGGCGCGCTGGTGGGCGTGGCGCTGGTGCTGGCGGCGGTGTTCGTGCCGATGGCTTTCTTCAGTGGCTCCACCGGGGTGATCTATCGCCAGTTTTCCATCACCATCGTCTCGGCCATGACGTTGTCGGTACTGGTGGCCATCGTGCTCACGCCGGCCCTGTGCGCGACCCTGCTCAAGCCGGCCGCCAAAGGCCATGCACTGGCCACCAGCGGTTTCTTCGGCTGGTTCAACCGCCAGTTCGATCGCGGCAATCGCCGCTACCAAGGCGTCGTGCGCCACATGCTGGGCCGCGGCTGGCGTTATATGGCCGCCTATGCGGTGCTGCTGGCGCTGGTGGTGACCGGTTTCATGAAGCTGCCGGTGGGCTTCCTGCCCGATGAAGACCAGGGCTCGCTGTTTGCCATCATGCAGTTGCCTGCCGGGGCGACCAAGGCCCGTACCGATGACGTGATCCACCAGGTCGAGCATCATTTCCTGGTGGACCAGAAGGATGCGGTGGCGGGGGTGTTCTCGGTCTCCGGTTTCAGCTTCGCCGGCAGTGGCCAGAACATGGGCTTTGCCTTCATCAAGCTCAAGCCCTGGGATGAGCGCAAGGGGCCGGGCTTGTCGGTGACCGATGTGGTCAACAAGGCCGGTGCCGCGTTTGCCAAGATCCGCGATGCCAAGGTGTTTGCCTTTGCGCCGCCGGCCGTAGCCGAGTTGGGCAATGCCACCGGGTTCGACCTGATGTTGAAGGATGAGGCCAACCTTGGCCACGCCGCCCTCATGCAGGCGCGCAACCAGTTGCTGGCGACGCTGACAAAGGACAAGCGGCTGGTGGCGGTGCGTCCCAACGGCCTGGAAGACACGCCCGAATTCCGCCTGCAGGTCGATACCGAGAAGGCCGGTGCGCTCGGTGTGTCGATGTCCGACATCAATGACACCATCGCTACCGCCTGGGGCAGCAGCTACGTCAATGACTTCATCGACAAGGGACGGGTCAAGAAGGTGATGCTGCAGGCCGATGCGCAATACCGTATGTTGCCCTCCGACCTCGACCGCTGGTACGTGCGCAATAGCGCCGGCACCATGGTCCCCTTCAGTGCCTTCTCCAGCGCCCACTGGATGTCCGGTTCGCCACGACTGGAGCGCTACAACGGCGTGCCGTCCATGGAAATCCTGGGCATGGCCTTGCCGGGCGCGGCTTCCAGCGGCCAAGCCATGGACATCGTCGAGGCTGCGCTGGCCAAGATGCCGCCGGGCATCGGCTATGAATGGACCGGGTTGTCGCTGCAGGAAAAGGCGTCCAGCGGCAAGACCGGGATCCTCTATTCGATCTCGATCCTGATCGTGTTCCTGGCGCTGGCAGCACTCTATGAAAGTTGGGCAGTGCCGTTCTCGGTGATCTTGGTGGTGCCGTTGGGGGTGTTTGGCGCGCTCGTCGGCGCTATCCTGACCTGGAAGATGAATGACGTGTACTTCCAGGTGGGGCTGTTGACCACCATCGGCCTGGCCTGCAAGAACGCCATCCTGATCGTGGAATTTGCCAAGGATCTCTACGAACACGGCAAGAACCTGGTGGAGGCCACCATGGAAGCGGTGCGGATGCGTCTGCGTCCGATCCTGATGACCTCGATGGCCTTCATTCTCGGCGTCTTGCCGATGGTGCTGGGTAGTGGCGCCGGAGCCGGTGCGCAGCACGCGCTGGGCACGGCGGTGATCGGCGGGATGCTCTCGGGCACGTTGCTGGCGATCTTCTTCGTACCGCTGTTCTTCGTGATCATCATGAAGCTGTTCGCCCGCAAGCCACACGCCGCCCCGCAAGGCCAACCCGCGATCTCTACGGAGCACTGA